From one Flavobacterium kingsejongi genomic stretch:
- a CDS encoding septal ring lytic transglycosylase RlpA family protein, with product MRKDTIPADSLQTDSIVIAGKQSFHLFKKNAHASYYADRLHGKRTASGKKYDREKFTAAHKKFPFGTKLKITNLANSSTVIVVVNDRGPFTKGRDIDLSKAAFKQINNGSTRGPLRVKIEVVKAL from the coding sequence ATAAGAAAAGATACCATCCCCGCAGATTCTTTACAAACCGATAGTATCGTTATTGCAGGAAAACAGTCTTTCCATCTTTTTAAAAAAAATGCCCACGCTTCTTATTATGCTGACAGGCTCCATGGTAAAAGAACTGCCAGTGGCAAAAAATACGATCGGGAGAAGTTCACTGCAGCCCATAAAAAATTTCCATTTGGCACCAAACTGAAAATAACCAACCTCGCCAACAGCAGCACTGTAATTGTAGTGGTAAACGATAGGGGGCCTTTTACGAAAGGACGCGATATCGACCTCTCTAAGGCGGCATTCAAGCAAATCAACAACGGAAGTACCCGAGGGCCGCTCCGGGTAAAAATAGAGGTGGTTAAAGCGTTATAA
- a CDS encoding GbsR/MarR family transcriptional regulator, with translation MSDLQKEKEELIEMFGIHFETHHNLSPLSSRILGTLIVSCSKTGLTFEELVSVIGASKSSVSTNLNLLLKLGKIEYYTVHGDRKKYFRPSSFGKRMQTYLEIVQDEKKMVERMVRFRSKCKTTVEESTSLKKLEVYKEHVNDFEVFLNNTIQKLDKIENN, from the coding sequence ATGTCAGATTTACAAAAAGAAAAAGAGGAATTGATTGAAATGTTCGGGATTCATTTTGAAACACATCATAATTTATCCCCATTATCGTCACGGATACTGGGAACACTTATCGTAAGCTGTTCCAAAACCGGACTCACATTTGAAGAATTAGTATCAGTAATCGGAGCCAGTAAGAGTTCTGTTTCCACCAATTTAAACCTACTATTAAAACTCGGAAAGATAGAATATTACACCGTTCATGGCGATCGCAAGAAGTATTTCCGGCCTTCCAGCTTTGGTAAAAGAATGCAGACGTACCTGGAAATTGTGCAGGATGAAAAGAAAATGGTGGAACGAATGGTGCGCTTCCGCAGTAAGTGTAAGACTACGGTAGAAGAAAGTACGAGCCTGAAAAAACTTGAAGTGTATAAGGAACATGTCAATGACTTTGAAGTCTTCCTGAATAATACGATCCAGAAACTGGATAAAATCGAAAATAACTAA
- a CDS encoding IS5 family transposase, producing MYSVLDKDTIELEIVAYIPKARRGFPVTVPLSEVINAILYKLKTGLQWHQLPIRALFENKVISWQSVYYHYRKWSLCGFWKACWIKFLSRHHSKLDLSSVDLDGSHTPAIRGGEQVDYQGRKKRKTTNSLYLTDRQGLPLAMSEPLAGNHNDLYNIEVQFEDITATLEQANISVDGLFLNADAGFDSKDLRKACSDKNIQANICFNKRNGHSERDEYFDEQLYKQRYTIERTNAWLDGFRSILNRYDTTTESWKGFNYIAFIVIASKKFKKEKV from the coding sequence ATGTACAGTGTACTTGACAAAGATACAATAGAATTGGAAATTGTTGCATATATACCTAAAGCCCGTCGTGGATTTCCTGTAACAGTTCCATTATCAGAAGTGATAAATGCTATACTCTACAAACTTAAAACGGGCCTTCAATGGCATCAGCTACCCATTAGGGCTCTTTTTGAAAATAAGGTTATAAGTTGGCAATCTGTTTACTATCACTATCGCAAGTGGAGTCTTTGCGGTTTCTGGAAAGCTTGTTGGATTAAATTCCTTAGCCGTCATCACTCAAAACTTGACCTTTCCAGTGTGGATTTGGACGGAAGCCATACTCCTGCTATCCGAGGCGGTGAACAGGTTGACTATCAAGGTCGGAAGAAGCGAAAAACAACTAATTCACTCTATCTAACCGATAGGCAAGGCTTGCCATTAGCAATGTCAGAACCTCTTGCGGGAAACCACAACGACCTGTATAATATTGAGGTTCAGTTTGAAGACATTACAGCAACATTAGAACAAGCCAATATTTCTGTAGATGGATTGTTCCTCAATGCAGACGCAGGTTTTGACTCTAAAGACTTAAGAAAAGCATGTTCAGATAAGAACATTCAAGCTAATATCTGTTTTAACAAACGTAACGGTCATAGTGAGAGGGATGAATATTTTGATGAGCAACTCTATAAGCAGAGATATACAATCGAACGCACAAATGCCTGGTTAGATGGGTTTAGGTCAATCTTAAATAGATATGACACAACAACTGAATCTTGGAAAGGATTCAATTATATAGCATTTATAGTAATAGCATCAAAAAAATTTAAAAAGGAAAAAGTTTAA
- a CDS encoding septal ring lytic transglycosylase RlpA family protein: protein MLLSVLAFAAVLTSCSSSKGISTGIYKKNVHASYYADKFNGKATASGVKFSNNKLTAAHRKLPFGTKIRVTNLANDKSVVVEVNDRGPFTSGREIDLSKKAFMEIADNKNHGALKVQIEILK from the coding sequence ATGCTGTTGTCAGTCCTGGCTTTTGCCGCTGTATTGACGAGCTGCTCCTCTTCCAAAGGAATATCAACAGGAATCTATAAAAAAAATGTCCACGCGTCTTATTATGCCGACAAGTTTAACGGCAAGGCCACCGCGAGTGGGGTAAAATTCAGCAACAACAAATTAACCGCAGCACATCGGAAATTGCCTTTTGGCACAAAAATCCGGGTGACCAACCTCGCCAATGACAAGTCGGTAGTGGTAGAAGTAAACGACCGTGGCCCTTTTACATCAGGACGCGAAATCGATTTGTCCAAAAAAGCGTTTATGGAAATTGCAGATAATAAAAATCATGGCGCCCTCAAAGTGCAGATTGAAATTCTAAAATAA
- a CDS encoding efflux RND transporter periplasmic adaptor subunit, with protein MKNKFLWTALVAVLTLSSCGKKEEQQAPQGPAPFPVQTIKQQDAVVYQEYTANLEGQQNVEIRPKVTGFIQKIYVDEGQMVKKGQLLFKLETQTLSQDANAAKANVTAAQVEVDRLKPLVDRKIISVVQLETAKAKLAQAKSAYGSIAANIGFGTITSPVNGVVGSLPYREGSLVSSTIEQPLTTVSDSKVIRAYFSLNEKQLLVFNKTFKGSTMAEKIKTVPPVTLLLVDNSEYNVKGKIVTVNGLVNPTTGTTQFRAEFNNPEAILRSGSTGIIRIPIELKGALLVPQNAVFDQQGKQMLFVVGKDNKVKTRIVTTAGTSGLNFIVSEGLEAGEVVVVEGASKLKDDMEITPQQVKDEAKAEAATEQKDEAADQATDTTVVKKQNPQVK; from the coding sequence ATGAAGAATAAATTCCTTTGGACTGCCTTGGTCGCAGTTTTAACCTTATCGTCATGTGGAAAGAAAGAAGAACAGCAGGCCCCTCAGGGTCCGGCTCCGTTTCCCGTTCAGACCATAAAACAACAGGATGCGGTAGTATACCAGGAATATACCGCAAATTTAGAAGGCCAGCAAAATGTTGAAATTCGTCCAAAAGTAACTGGATTCATCCAGAAAATCTATGTGGATGAAGGTCAGATGGTGAAAAAAGGACAACTTCTTTTTAAGCTGGAAACCCAAACCTTAAGCCAGGATGCTAATGCTGCTAAAGCTAACGTTACTGCTGCGCAGGTAGAAGTAGACCGATTGAAACCATTGGTAGATCGCAAAATCATCAGTGTGGTACAATTGGAAACAGCTAAAGCCAAACTGGCACAGGCAAAAAGCGCTTACGGAAGTATTGCCGCGAATATCGGTTTTGGTACCATCACTTCTCCGGTTAATGGAGTAGTAGGGAGTTTGCCATACCGTGAAGGAAGCTTAGTGAGCTCTACTATTGAGCAGCCACTGACTACCGTTTCGGACTCTAAAGTAATCCGTGCTTATTTCTCTTTGAATGAAAAACAATTATTGGTTTTCAATAAAACCTTTAAAGGAAGTACGATGGCTGAAAAAATCAAAACAGTACCACCGGTTACACTTTTATTGGTAGACAATTCAGAGTATAATGTAAAAGGGAAAATCGTTACGGTAAACGGTCTTGTGAATCCTACTACCGGAACCACACAGTTCCGTGCAGAATTCAATAACCCGGAAGCCATCTTAAGAAGTGGAAGCACCGGAATCATCCGTATTCCTATTGAGCTTAAAGGGGCATTGTTAGTACCGCAAAATGCAGTGTTTGACCAACAAGGAAAACAAATGCTGTTTGTGGTTGGAAAAGACAACAAAGTGAAAACAAGAATCGTGACTACCGCTGGGACATCAGGACTTAATTTCATCGTTTCCGAAGGCCTTGAGGCAGGAGAAGTTGTAGTCGTTGAAGGCGCCAGCAAACTGAAAGACGATATGGAAATTACACCACAGCAAGTAAAAGACGAAGCGAAGGCAGAAGCAGCTACAGAACAAAAAGATGAAGCAGCTGACCAGGCAACGGATACTACTGTTGTGAAAAAACAAAACCCTCAAGTAAAATAA